In a single window of the Streptacidiphilus sp. P02-A3a genome:
- a CDS encoding GNAT family N-acetyltransferase — protein sequence MDQEPRIRAVSDHDWNSIVALEADAYTESELSEERAALESRASASPATCFVLDVERRTVGYLLALPYPVFQYPDLTRAESTVFDSRNLHLHDLVIDERFRGRGLAKHLLRHLAEVARSRTHDRISLVAVGGSDSFWSANGYRAHHEVALPSSYGADAVYMSKAV from the coding sequence ATGGACCAGGAGCCGCGGATCCGCGCCGTCTCCGACCACGACTGGAACAGCATCGTGGCACTGGAGGCCGACGCCTACACCGAGTCCGAGCTGTCCGAGGAGCGGGCCGCGCTGGAGTCCCGGGCCAGCGCCTCACCGGCCACCTGCTTCGTCCTGGACGTCGAGCGGCGGACGGTGGGCTACCTGCTGGCGCTGCCCTACCCGGTGTTCCAGTACCCCGACCTGACCCGGGCCGAATCGACGGTCTTCGACTCACGCAATCTGCATCTGCACGATCTCGTGATCGACGAGCGCTTCCGCGGCCGGGGACTGGCGAAACACCTGCTGCGCCATCTCGCCGAGGTGGCCAGATCACGAACGCACGATCGGATATCCCTGGTCGCCGTCGGCGGCAGTGACTCCTTCTGGTCGGCCAACGGATACCGCGCCCACCACGAGGTCGCGCTCCCCAGTAGCTACGGCGCCGACGCCGTCTACATGTCGAAAGCGGTGTGA
- a CDS encoding MFS transporter, producing the protein MLDQELGQDVEADRRTTGAGAGEQERPGRGFRLRDDFRRAQLAIAALFWALGFQYGTWASRLPTIKARLDLSTAEVGLLLMACGAGAAASFPLVAVLTKRLGSRRLACLSAVCLGLLLPALAVAPDYPVALVIVCCDGILVGCLNVAMNAQGAALEVVYDRRSMGKFHATFSAGSLCAALLASGMNLLTSSLLAHFAVAAAILLLLIAYARPGLLPQDQQPEPEPKGESTQAEPKQRRLPLPSRVTIWMGLAMAFGTVTEGAMNDWSALYLKNVAKAAAELAPMGIAVVSVMMVLARVFADGWRARWGDARIVRVGSALAGLGLAVALLVGGVVPALLGFACVGLGVAAVTPCVYMAAARQGSDALALVAAMGTTGMLAGPAVIGFIASASSLAWGMGAVAASAVLVSLCSTRINWPANAEK; encoded by the coding sequence ATGCTCGACCAGGAACTCGGCCAGGATGTCGAAGCCGACCGGAGAACCACCGGCGCGGGCGCCGGGGAGCAGGAGCGGCCGGGACGCGGATTCCGGCTCCGGGACGACTTCCGCCGGGCGCAGCTGGCGATCGCGGCGCTGTTCTGGGCGCTCGGGTTCCAGTACGGCACCTGGGCGTCGCGGCTGCCCACGATCAAGGCGCGGCTGGACCTCAGCACCGCCGAGGTCGGGCTGCTGCTGATGGCCTGCGGCGCGGGCGCCGCCGCGTCGTTCCCGCTGGTGGCGGTGCTGACGAAGCGGCTCGGCTCGCGTCGGCTGGCCTGCCTGTCGGCGGTCTGCCTGGGCCTGCTGCTGCCCGCGCTGGCGGTGGCGCCGGACTATCCGGTGGCGTTGGTGATCGTCTGCTGCGACGGCATCCTGGTCGGCTGCCTGAACGTCGCCATGAACGCCCAGGGGGCGGCGCTCGAAGTCGTCTACGACCGGCGGTCGATGGGCAAGTTCCACGCGACCTTCAGCGCCGGTTCGCTGTGCGCGGCGCTGCTGGCGTCCGGGATGAACCTGCTGACCTCGTCGCTGCTGGCGCACTTCGCGGTGGCCGCCGCGATCCTGCTGCTGCTGATCGCCTACGCCCGGCCGGGGCTGCTGCCCCAGGACCAGCAGCCCGAGCCGGAGCCGAAGGGGGAGTCGACGCAGGCGGAGCCGAAGCAGCGGCGGCTGCCGCTGCCGTCCCGGGTCACCATCTGGATGGGTCTGGCCATGGCCTTCGGCACGGTGACCGAGGGCGCCATGAACGACTGGTCGGCGCTCTACCTGAAGAACGTGGCCAAGGCGGCGGCGGAGCTGGCGCCGATGGGCATCGCCGTGGTGTCGGTGATGATGGTGCTGGCCCGGGTGTTCGCCGACGGCTGGCGCGCCCGCTGGGGCGACGCGCGGATCGTCCGGGTCGGCAGTGCCCTGGCCGGGCTCGGGCTGGCGGTGGCGCTGCTGGTCGGCGGGGTGGTCCCGGCGCTGCTCGGGTTCGCCTGCGTCGGGCTCGGTGTCGCCGCGGTGACGCCCTGCGTCTACATGGCCGCGGCCCGGCAGGGCTCGGACGCGCTGGCCCTGGTCGCCGCCATGGGCACCACCGGCATGCTGGCCGGGCCCGCGGTGATCGGTTTCATCGCCAGCGCCAGCAGCCTGGCCTGGGGCATGGGCGCGGTCGCCGCCTCGGCGGTGCTGGTGTCGCTGTGCAGCACCCGGATCAACTGGCCCGCGAACGCCGAGAAATGA
- the htpG gene encoding molecular chaperone HtpG: protein MPTETFEFQVEARQLLQMMIHSIYSNKDVFLRELVSNASDALDKLRLESLRDDTLGADVSDLHIDLEADPGARTLTIRDNGIGMSHDEVVKLIGTIANSGTAQFLKDLKEARGNGDAEGLIGQFGVGFYSSFMVADEVTLLTRRAGETEGTRWTSSGEGTYTVETVDDAPQGTAVTLKLKPVDDEDKLYDYTSRWKLREIVKRYSDFITWPIRMAAEPVTGEDGNTEIPAPETVNSMKALWARSRDEVTEDEYHELYKHISHDWTDPLETIRMQAEGAFEYQALLFIPARAPQDLYTRGHKRGVQLYVKRVFIMDDCEALLPEYLRFVKGVVDAQDLSLNVSREILQQDRQIQLMHRRLTKKVLSSIKDMMAAHPERYATFWQEFGRVVKEGLLGDADNQDAILAAASFASTHDQEQQTTLKQYVERMKEGQEHIFYMTGESRAGIENSPHMEAFRDRGIEVLLLTDPVDEVWVEAVPGFDGKELRSIARGEADLDTEEQKEEVKAEREKQRQEFSGLLTWMSAQLSEQVKEVRLSARLTVSPACIVSDSDDATPALQNLYRAMGQEMPHTKRILELNPGHPLVSGLRAAQAGREDDPALAETAELLYGTALLAEGSELPDPARFTKLLTDRLERTL, encoded by the coding sequence ATGCCGACCGAGACGTTCGAGTTCCAGGTGGAAGCCCGCCAGCTGTTGCAGATGATGATCCATTCGATCTATTCGAACAAGGACGTGTTTCTGCGGGAGCTCGTTTCCAACGCCTCCGACGCGCTGGACAAGCTGCGGTTGGAATCCCTCCGGGACGACACCCTCGGGGCCGATGTCTCCGACCTCCACATCGACCTTGAGGCCGACCCCGGGGCCCGTACCCTCACGATCCGCGACAACGGCATCGGGATGTCGCACGACGAGGTGGTCAAGCTCATCGGGACGATCGCCAACTCCGGTACCGCGCAGTTCCTGAAGGACCTCAAGGAGGCCCGGGGCAACGGCGACGCCGAGGGGCTGATCGGACAGTTCGGCGTCGGCTTCTACTCCAGCTTCATGGTGGCCGACGAGGTCACCCTGCTCACCCGGCGCGCGGGCGAGACCGAGGGCACCCGCTGGACCTCCAGCGGCGAGGGCACCTACACCGTGGAGACGGTGGACGACGCGCCGCAGGGCACCGCGGTCACGCTGAAGCTGAAGCCGGTCGACGACGAGGACAAGCTCTACGACTACACCTCGCGCTGGAAGCTCCGGGAGATCGTCAAGCGCTACTCGGACTTCATCACCTGGCCGATCCGGATGGCCGCCGAGCCGGTCACCGGTGAGGACGGCAACACCGAGATCCCCGCCCCGGAGACCGTCAACTCGATGAAGGCGCTGTGGGCGCGCTCGCGGGACGAGGTGACCGAGGACGAGTACCACGAGCTGTACAAGCACATCAGCCACGACTGGACCGACCCGCTGGAAACCATCCGGATGCAGGCGGAGGGGGCCTTCGAGTACCAGGCCCTGCTGTTCATCCCGGCCCGCGCGCCGCAGGACCTCTACACCCGCGGCCACAAGCGCGGGGTGCAGCTCTACGTGAAGCGCGTCTTCATCATGGACGACTGCGAGGCGCTGCTGCCGGAGTACCTGCGCTTCGTCAAGGGCGTGGTGGACGCACAGGACCTCTCGCTCAACGTCTCCCGCGAGATCCTGCAGCAGGACCGGCAGATCCAGCTGATGCACCGGCGGCTGACCAAGAAGGTGCTGTCGTCCATCAAGGACATGATGGCGGCCCACCCGGAGCGCTACGCGACCTTCTGGCAGGAGTTCGGCCGGGTGGTCAAGGAGGGCCTGCTCGGCGACGCCGACAACCAGGACGCGATCCTGGCCGCCGCCTCCTTCGCCAGCACCCACGACCAGGAGCAGCAGACCACCCTCAAGCAGTACGTCGAGCGGATGAAGGAGGGCCAGGAGCACATCTTCTACATGACCGGCGAGTCCCGCGCGGGAATCGAGAACTCGCCGCACATGGAGGCCTTCCGGGACCGGGGCATCGAGGTGCTGCTGCTGACCGACCCGGTGGACGAGGTGTGGGTGGAGGCGGTTCCCGGCTTCGACGGCAAGGAGCTGCGCTCCATCGCCCGGGGCGAGGCGGACCTCGACACCGAGGAGCAGAAGGAGGAGGTCAAGGCCGAGCGGGAGAAGCAGCGGCAGGAGTTCTCCGGGCTGCTGACCTGGATGTCCGCGCAGCTCAGCGAGCAGGTGAAGGAGGTCAGGCTGTCCGCCCGGCTGACCGTCTCCCCGGCCTGCATCGTCTCCGACTCCGACGACGCCACCCCGGCGCTGCAGAACCTCTACCGGGCCATGGGGCAGGAGATGCCGCACACCAAGCGGATCCTGGAACTCAACCCGGGCCACCCGCTGGTGTCCGGGCTGCGCGCGGCGCAGGCCGGCCGCGAGGACGACCCCGCCCTCGCCGAGACCGCCGAACTCCTGTACGGCACCGCGCTGTTGGCCGAGGGCAGTGAGCTTCCGGACCCGGCCAGGTTCACCAAGCTGCTGACCGACCGGCTGGAGCGCACGCTCTAG
- a CDS encoding VOC family protein: protein MRIERLDHLVLTVADIDATVAFYTRVLGMEAVVFGEGRRALAFGSSKINLHQLGHEFEPKGRRPTPGSADLCFVTGTPLEQVAAELAEAGVPVEEGPVRRTGALGPITSLYLRDPDGNLLEISRYD, encoded by the coding sequence ATGCGGATCGAACGGCTCGACCACCTGGTACTGACTGTCGCCGACATCGACGCCACCGTCGCCTTCTACACCCGGGTCCTGGGGATGGAGGCGGTGGTGTTCGGCGAGGGCCGACGGGCGCTGGCCTTCGGCAGCAGCAAGATCAACCTGCATCAGCTCGGGCACGAGTTCGAGCCCAAGGGGCGGCGGCCGACGCCGGGCAGCGCCGACCTCTGCTTCGTCACCGGGACGCCGCTGGAGCAGGTCGCCGCCGAGCTGGCCGAGGCCGGGGTCCCGGTGGAGGAGGGGCCGGTCCGCCGGACCGGGGCCCTCGGCCCGATCACCAGCCTCTACCTGCGCGACCCGGACGGCAATCTGCTGGAGATCAGCCGCTACGACTGA
- a CDS encoding DUF3349 domain-containing protein, whose product MALPPFVSSVVGWLRAGYPDGVPAYDYLPLFALLTGRLSDADVAALADELAAGGDQASAKAIRDAIAAATNTRPLDSDVARVSARLAAGGWPLAGPEDLEPRA is encoded by the coding sequence ATGGCCCTGCCGCCGTTCGTCTCGTCGGTCGTAGGCTGGCTCCGGGCCGGCTACCCCGACGGGGTCCCCGCCTACGACTACCTCCCGCTGTTCGCCCTGCTGACGGGGCGGCTCAGTGACGCCGACGTGGCGGCCCTGGCCGACGAGCTGGCGGCCGGTGGCGACCAGGCCTCGGCGAAGGCCATCCGCGACGCGATCGCCGCCGCCACCAACACCCGTCCGCTGGACAGCGACGTCGCCCGGGTCAGCGCCCGGCTCGCCGCCGGGGGCTGGCCGCTGGCCGGTCCCGAGGACCTGGAACCGCGCGCCTGA
- a CDS encoding inorganic phosphate transporter, whose translation MGNDFLLVLVVVTALAFDFTNGFHDTGNAMATSIATGALSPRIAVALSGLLNLVGAFLSLSVAATIASGLVDTGLVTLTVVFAGLAGGIIWNLLTWFLGIPSSSSHALIGGVVGSTMAAAGGHAVKWHGLFQKVIIPAGLSPVIAGLIATTGTYLVYRISRSVPEKTRSHGFRLGQIGSASMVSLAHGTNDAQKTMGVITLALIANGSVPAGAKAPFWVILSCALAISIGTYTGGWRVIRTLGKGLVEIEAPQGMAAESSSAAVILLSSHFGYSLSTTHVATGSILGTGLGKKGAVVRWGVAGRMATAWLFTLPAAGLVGAGAYALAHAIGGTAGALVDLVLLVAVAVLIYLKSRATAVSHDNVNAEWTGTVAPPAPAKEAAAV comes from the coding sequence GTGGGAAACGACTTCTTGTTGGTTCTTGTCGTCGTCACGGCCCTGGCCTTCGACTTCACGAACGGTTTTCACGACACCGGTAACGCGATGGCCACGTCCATCGCCACGGGCGCTCTCAGCCCACGCATCGCCGTCGCCCTGTCCGGACTGCTGAACCTGGTCGGGGCCTTCCTCTCGCTGAGCGTCGCGGCGACCATCGCCAGCGGCCTGGTCGACACCGGCCTGGTGACGCTGACGGTGGTCTTCGCGGGCCTGGCAGGGGGGATCATCTGGAACCTGCTCACCTGGTTCCTGGGCATCCCCTCCAGTTCCTCGCACGCGCTGATCGGCGGCGTGGTCGGCTCGACCATGGCGGCCGCGGGCGGGCACGCGGTGAAATGGCACGGCCTGTTCCAGAAGGTGATCATCCCGGCCGGCCTGTCGCCGGTGATCGCCGGGCTGATCGCGACGACCGGTACCTACCTGGTCTACCGGATCAGCCGCTCGGTCCCGGAGAAGACCCGCAGCCACGGCTTCCGGCTCGGGCAGATCGGTTCGGCGTCCATGGTCTCGCTCGCCCACGGGACCAACGACGCGCAGAAGACCATGGGCGTGATCACGCTGGCGCTGATCGCCAACGGCTCCGTCCCGGCGGGCGCGAAGGCACCCTTCTGGGTGATCCTGTCCTGCGCCCTGGCCATCAGCATCGGCACCTACACCGGCGGCTGGCGGGTGATCCGCACCCTGGGCAAGGGGCTGGTGGAGATCGAGGCGCCGCAGGGCATGGCCGCCGAGTCCTCCTCCGCCGCCGTCATCCTGCTGTCCAGCCACTTCGGCTACTCGCTGTCCACCACCCACGTGGCCACCGGATCGATCCTGGGCACCGGCCTCGGCAAGAAGGGCGCGGTGGTCCGCTGGGGCGTCGCCGGGCGGATGGCCACGGCCTGGCTGTTCACCCTCCCGGCGGCCGGACTGGTCGGCGCGGGCGCCTACGCGCTGGCGCACGCCATCGGCGGCACCGCGGGCGCGCTGGTCGACCTGGTGCTGCTGGTCGCGGTCGCGGTGCTGATCTACCTGAAGTCGCGGGCGACCGCCGTCAGCCACGACAACGTCAACGCGGAGTGGACGGGCACGGTCGCGCCGCCCGCCCCGGCCAAGGAGGCCGCGGCGGTATGA
- a CDS encoding ATP-binding protein, with amino-acid sequence MEPPVRQSGAAPVASADPAFDAALAADDAFPGRYDSVAAMELTLRDRLIDQASDEVRLAAGPGSSSRARRLTMSALESWGLGGHGEVAVQLVAELVANAVRHAGGRTFGLRLIRRQGCLRVEVRDPSRALPCLILGDVDDEGGRGLQLVNHLSQRWGADLMSHGKSVWFELRVRETG; translated from the coding sequence TTGGAGCCGCCCGTCCGGCAGTCGGGGGCGGCCCCCGTCGCGTCCGCGGACCCCGCCTTCGACGCCGCCCTGGCCGCCGACGACGCCTTCCCCGGCCGCTACGACTCGGTGGCGGCCATGGAACTCACCCTCCGTGACCGGCTGATCGACCAGGCCAGTGACGAGGTGCGGTTAGCCGCGGGCCCCGGCTCCTCGTCCCGCGCCCGTCGGCTCACCATGTCCGCCCTGGAGTCCTGGGGCCTGGGCGGGCATGGTGAGGTGGCGGTGCAACTGGTCGCCGAACTGGTCGCCAACGCGGTCCGGCACGCCGGTGGGCGCACCTTCGGACTGCGCCTGATCCGCCGCCAGGGCTGCCTCCGGGTCGAGGTGCGCGACCCCTCGCGCGCCCTGCCCTGCCTGATCCTCGGCGACGTGGACGACGAGGGCGGTCGCGGCCTGCAACTGGTCAACCACCTCTCCCAGCGCTGGGGCGCGGACCTGATGTCGCACGGCAAGTCCGTCTGGTTCGAACTGCGGGTCCGCGAGACCGGCTGA
- a CDS encoding enoyl-CoA hydratase/isomerase family protein, giving the protein MDRFVELEVEDAVGTIRLARPPMNALDVAMQDQLKAVAEEAAERSDIRAVVVYGGEKVFAAGADIKEMQRMSYTDMVLRGGALQASFTAVARIPKPVVAAVTGYALGGGCELALCADIRIAAENAKFGQPEILLGLIPGAGGTQRLARLVGPSRAKELIFTGRQVRADEALRIGLADQVVPAEEVYSTARAWALKLAAGPAYALRAAKEAVDRGLDTDLETGLALERQLFAGLFATEDREIGMRSFVEEGPGKAKFR; this is encoded by the coding sequence ATGGACCGCTTCGTGGAACTAGAGGTGGAGGACGCCGTCGGCACCATCCGGCTGGCCAGGCCGCCGATGAACGCGCTGGACGTCGCCATGCAGGACCAGCTCAAGGCCGTCGCCGAGGAGGCCGCCGAGCGCAGCGACATCCGCGCGGTGGTGGTCTACGGCGGCGAGAAGGTGTTCGCGGCGGGCGCGGACATCAAGGAGATGCAGCGCATGTCCTACACCGACATGGTGCTCCGCGGCGGCGCGCTACAGGCGTCCTTCACCGCCGTGGCCCGGATCCCCAAGCCGGTGGTCGCCGCGGTGACCGGCTACGCCCTCGGCGGCGGCTGCGAGCTGGCGCTCTGCGCGGACATCCGGATCGCCGCCGAGAACGCCAAGTTCGGCCAGCCGGAGATCCTGCTCGGGCTGATCCCCGGGGCCGGCGGCACCCAGCGGCTGGCCCGGCTGGTGGGCCCCTCCCGGGCCAAGGAGCTGATCTTCACCGGGCGCCAGGTCCGCGCGGACGAGGCGCTGCGGATCGGCCTGGCCGACCAGGTCGTCCCGGCCGAGGAGGTCTACTCGACGGCCCGGGCCTGGGCGCTGAAGCTGGCCGCCGGTCCGGCGTACGCGCTGCGCGCCGCCAAGGAGGCGGTGGACCGGGGGCTGGACACCGATCTGGAGACCGGTCTGGCCCTGGAACGGCAGCTGTTCGCGGGGCTGTTCGCGACCGAGGACCGCGAGATCGGTATGAGAAGTTTTGTCGAGGAGGGACCGGGTAAGGCGAAGTTCCGCTGA
- a CDS encoding Ig-like domain-containing protein translates to MGQRSWFRRAAAGAALLGALLLTACSGGRAHPDGSGDALTSVSAAVLTVTPGDGTDQVPAQGGVGVTVRAGRITGVQLKDDHGTEIPGAITADGSAWAPAAKLLPETHYSLDAVAVDAHGLQAARHAEFTTFVPTHTFIAFYTPDGGSTVGVGMEVSLRFSRDIADRAAVGRAVSVTADPAVPVVGHWFGARRLDFRPERFWRPGTRVTLSLRLKGVEGAPGVYGTQRKQVVFTIGRSQISTADATDDTLTVRRDGRVLRVLPISAGGPGHATYGGTMVITEMFQVTRMDSHTVGLGSEYDIPAVPHAMRLTDSGTFVHGVYWRPASVFGSANTSHGCVGLHDTKGGDSDSTPAGWFFAHSMPGDVVEVVGTDGDQVAPDNGLNGWNLPWARWTAA, encoded by the coding sequence GTGGGTCAGCGATCGTGGTTCCGACGGGCGGCGGCCGGGGCCGCGCTACTGGGGGCGCTGCTGCTCACCGCCTGCTCCGGGGGCCGGGCTCACCCGGACGGCTCCGGTGACGCGCTCACCTCCGTCTCCGCCGCGGTGCTCACGGTCACCCCCGGTGACGGGACCGACCAGGTCCCGGCCCAGGGCGGCGTCGGGGTGACCGTGCGCGCGGGCCGGATCACCGGCGTGCAGCTCAAGGACGACCACGGCACCGAGATCCCCGGCGCGATCACCGCCGACGGGTCCGCCTGGGCGCCCGCCGCGAAGCTGCTGCCGGAGACCCACTACAGCCTGGACGCGGTCGCGGTGGACGCGCACGGCCTGCAGGCCGCCCGGCACGCCGAGTTCACCACCTTCGTGCCCACCCACACCTTCATCGCCTTCTACACCCCGGACGGCGGCAGCACCGTCGGCGTCGGCATGGAGGTCTCGCTCCGCTTCAGCCGCGACATCGCCGACCGGGCCGCCGTCGGCCGGGCGGTCTCGGTCACCGCCGACCCGGCGGTGCCGGTGGTCGGCCACTGGTTCGGCGCGCGTCGGCTGGACTTCCGCCCCGAGCGGTTCTGGCGGCCCGGCACCAGGGTCACCCTCTCGCTGCGGCTCAAGGGCGTCGAGGGCGCGCCCGGGGTCTACGGGACCCAGCGCAAGCAGGTGGTGTTCACCATCGGCCGGTCCCAGATCAGCACCGCGGACGCGACCGACGACACGCTCACGGTGCGCCGCGACGGCCGGGTGCTGCGGGTACTGCCGATCTCGGCGGGCGGCCCCGGGCACGCCACCTACGGCGGGACCATGGTGATCACCGAGATGTTCCAGGTGACCCGGATGGACTCGCACACGGTGGGTCTGGGCAGCGAGTACGACATCCCGGCGGTGCCGCACGCGATGCGGCTCACCGACTCGGGGACCTTCGTCCACGGCGTGTACTGGCGTCCGGCCTCGGTCTTCGGCTCGGCGAACACCTCGCACGGCTGTGTCGGGCTGCACGACACCAAGGGCGGCGACAGCGACAGCACGCCCGCCGGGTGGTTCTTCGCGCACTCGATGCCGGGGGACGTGGTCGAGGTGGTCGGCACCGACGGCGACCAGGTAGCCCCCGACAACGGGCTGAACGGGTGGAACCTGCCCTGGGCCCGGTGGACGGCGGCCTGA
- the glgX gene encoding glycogen debranching protein GlgX → MAAWQDAEPGAPGRHPEPVGAGEAGAEQPDPPLRSDPGRGPLGRSGLRLVPVQARTTERATLPGEVWPGSWQPLGARFHIGPDGRPGTNFALWAAGAEAVELCLFDDDGQETRYPLAEQDFQTWHGHLPGVLPGQRYGYRVHGRWDPWTGARWNPAKLLLDPYARAVDGTFTLHDAVYGHVRGWPEQDVADTVRDNRDSARYVPKAVVVHDEDDWSDDRRPKTPWADTVLYELHVKGFTQRLPGVPERLRGSYAGLAHPAAIRHLTRLGVTAVELLPVHQFADEEHLQRRGLRNYWGYNSIAFFAPHGGYSASGTRGQQVTEFKQMVRALHAAGIEVILDVVYNHTAEGGEGGPTLSLRGIDNAGYYRLQPHNRRAYADYSGCGNTLDTTQPQVLRLVTDSLRYWVNEMGVDGFRFDLAAALARSPFEVSMLAPFLSAVSQDPVLSRVKLIAEPWDIGLGGYQVGNFPPLWTEWNDRYRDTVRDFWRGAMPDVRELGDRLAGSSDLYRRGGRRPYASVNFVTAHDGFTLRDLVSYNGKHNEANGEDNRDGSNDNHAWNCGAEGETDSAAVNALRRRQLRNLAATLLLSTGVPMLVAGDELGRTQGGNNNGYCQDNPAGWVDWSLLDEPHWRSLFELTARLIRLRREHPVLRQRAFFNGRPVHPGGLRDLAWFSARGHEMTEADWYAPGATLGMFLSGKEMSERDPMGRELSDDSFLLILHAHHRAIRFTLPGAPWADSYETVLDTALEDQAAAPGGRHPAGAAVAVPGRSLLLLRACAGTAAPG, encoded by the coding sequence ATGGCTGCGTGGCAGGACGCGGAGCCCGGGGCACCGGGGCGCCACCCCGAGCCGGTGGGCGCGGGCGAGGCCGGTGCGGAGCAGCCGGATCCACCGCTGCGGTCGGATCCCGGGCGCGGCCCGCTCGGCCGCAGCGGGCTGCGGCTGGTCCCGGTGCAGGCCCGGACCACCGAGCGGGCGACGCTCCCGGGCGAGGTCTGGCCGGGCAGCTGGCAGCCGCTCGGCGCGCGCTTCCACATCGGCCCGGACGGGCGCCCGGGCACCAACTTCGCGCTCTGGGCGGCCGGCGCCGAGGCGGTGGAGCTGTGCCTGTTCGACGACGACGGCCAGGAGACCCGCTACCCGCTGGCCGAGCAGGACTTCCAGACCTGGCACGGCCACCTGCCCGGGGTGCTGCCGGGGCAGCGCTACGGCTACCGGGTGCACGGCCGCTGGGACCCGTGGACGGGTGCCCGCTGGAACCCGGCGAAGCTGCTGCTCGACCCGTACGCGCGGGCGGTCGACGGCACCTTCACGCTGCACGACGCGGTCTACGGGCACGTCCGCGGCTGGCCGGAGCAGGACGTCGCGGACACCGTCCGGGACAACCGCGACTCCGCCCGCTACGTGCCCAAGGCGGTGGTGGTGCACGACGAGGACGACTGGTCCGACGACCGGCGGCCGAAGACCCCGTGGGCCGACACGGTGCTCTACGAGCTGCACGTCAAGGGCTTCACCCAGCGGCTGCCCGGGGTGCCGGAGCGGCTCCGGGGCAGCTACGCCGGGCTGGCGCACCCGGCCGCGATCCGGCACCTGACCCGGCTCGGGGTGACCGCCGTGGAGCTGCTCCCGGTGCACCAGTTCGCCGACGAGGAGCACCTCCAGCGGCGCGGCCTGCGCAACTACTGGGGCTACAACAGCATCGCCTTCTTCGCCCCGCACGGCGGCTACTCCGCGTCCGGGACCAGGGGCCAGCAGGTCACCGAGTTCAAGCAGATGGTCCGGGCGCTGCACGCGGCCGGGATCGAGGTGATCCTGGACGTCGTCTACAACCACACCGCCGAGGGCGGCGAGGGCGGCCCGACGCTGTCGCTGCGCGGCATCGACAACGCCGGGTACTACCGGCTCCAGCCGCACAACCGCCGCGCCTACGCCGACTACTCGGGCTGCGGCAACACCCTGGACACCACCCAGCCGCAGGTGCTGCGGCTGGTCACCGACTCGCTGCGGTACTGGGTCAACGAGATGGGTGTGGACGGCTTCCGGTTCGACCTGGCGGCGGCGCTGGCCCGCTCCCCCTTCGAGGTGTCGATGCTGGCGCCGTTCCTGTCGGCGGTGTCGCAGGACCCGGTGCTGAGCCGGGTCAAGCTGATCGCCGAACCCTGGGACATCGGCCTCGGCGGCTACCAGGTGGGCAACTTCCCGCCGCTGTGGACCGAGTGGAACGACCGCTACCGGGACACCGTCCGGGACTTCTGGCGCGGCGCGATGCCGGACGTCCGCGAGCTGGGCGACCGGCTCGCGGGCTCCTCCGACCTGTACCGGCGCGGCGGGCGGCGGCCCTACGCCTCGGTCAACTTCGTCACCGCGCACGACGGCTTCACCCTGCGCGACCTGGTCTCCTACAACGGCAAGCACAACGAGGCCAACGGCGAGGACAACCGGGACGGCAGCAACGACAACCACGCCTGGAACTGCGGCGCCGAGGGCGAGACCGACTCGGCCGCGGTGAACGCGCTGCGGCGGCGGCAGCTGCGCAACCTGGCGGCGACGCTGCTGCTGTCCACCGGGGTCCCGATGCTGGTCGCGGGCGACGAGCTGGGGCGGACCCAGGGCGGCAACAACAACGGCTACTGCCAGGACAACCCGGCCGGCTGGGTGGACTGGTCGCTGCTGGACGAACCGCACTGGCGCTCGCTGTTCGAGCTGACCGCGCGGCTGATCCGGCTCCGCCGGGAGCACCCGGTGCTGCGGCAGCGGGCCTTCTTCAACGGCCGCCCGGTCCACCCCGGCGGCCTGCGCGACCTGGCCTGGTTCAGCGCCCGGGGCCACGAGATGACCGAGGCCGACTGGTACGCCCCGGGCGCGACCCTGGGCATGTTCCTGTCCGGGAAGGAGATGTCCGAGCGGGACCCGATGGGCCGCGAGCTCAGCGACGACAGCTTCCTGCTGATCCTGCACGCCCACCACCGGGCGATCCGGTTCACCCTCCCCGGCGCGCCCTGGGCGGACTCCTACGAGACGGTGCTGGACACCGCCCTGGAGGACCAGGCCGCCGCCCCGGGCGGGCGGCACCCGGCGGGCGCGGCGGTCGCCGTCCCGGGCCGTTCGCTGCTGCTGCTCCGGGCGTGTGCGGGCACGGCCGCGCCTGGATGA